One window of Leucoraja erinacea ecotype New England chromosome 37, Leri_hhj_1, whole genome shotgun sequence genomic DNA carries:
- the naga gene encoding alpha-N-acetylgalactosaminidase, translating into MEFLVVPVVLLLASCVLTLDNGLMRTPPMGWLAWERFRCNIDCNADPKNCISERLFMDMADRLAEDGWKELGYQYINIDDCWAAKQRDSQGLLVADPFRFPSGIKALAQYVHSKGLKLGIYGDLGTFTCGGYPGTTLDMIDTDARTFASWGVDMLKLDGCYSNSSEKAMGYPLMSRALNATGRPIAFSCSWPAYEGGLPPRVNYTLLGEICNLWRNYDDISDSWESVRGIINWYGAHQDMLQPAAGPGRWNDPDMLIIGNFGLSHEQSKSQMALWAILAAPLFMSNDLRTISRPDMYILQNKLLIRISQDPLAIQGRMLLQGKNGIQVWMRPLSSATMAIAFFSQRTDMPYHYTTSLSQLNITAPKIFSMLDVYSGRGYHNLEFDSKFTVTVNPSGVVMLYMYPGEQQQQPNRKAEAYPVLL; encoded by the exons ATGGAGTTTCTGGTTGTGCCTGTCGTGTTGCTGCTTGCCTCTTGCGTGCTGACCCTGGACAACGGCCTAATGAGGACCCCCCCCATGGGATGGCTGGCCTGGGAGCGCTTCCGCTGCAACATTGACTGCAACGCGGACCCCAAAAACTGCATCAG TGAGCGCCTATTCATGGACATGGCAGACCGGTTGGCAGAGGACGGCTGGAAGGAGCTTGGGTACCAATACATCAACATAGATGATTGCTGGGCAGCAAAGCAGAGGGATTCTCAGGGGCTGCTGGTGGCCGATCCTTTCCGATTCCCCAGTGGAATTAAAGCTTTGGCTCAATAT GTCCACTCTAAGGGTTTGAAGCTGGGCATTTATGGAGACCTGGGCACGTTCACCTGCGGGGGCTACCCTGGCACCACTCTGGACATGATCGACACGGATGCTCGCACCTTCGCCTCATGGGGAGTGGACATGCTGAAGTTGGATGGATGCTACTCTAACTCGTCCGAGAAGGCCATGG GTTATCCACTGATGTCGAGGGCATTGAATGCCACAGGGCGTCCAATTGCCTTCTCCTGTAGCTGGCCAGCGTACGAAGGGGGATTACCGCCTCGG GTGAACTACACTCTGCTGGGGGAGATCTGCAATCTGTGGAGGAACTACGATGATATCAGCGACTCGTGGGAGAGTGTCCGGGGCATCATCAACTGGTACGGGGCTCACCAAGACAtgctgcagccggcagccggcccGGGGAGGTGGAACGACCCAGACATG TTAATTATTGGCAACTTTGGCCTGAGCCACGAGCAGTCCAAGTCGCAGATGGCTCTCTGGGCCATTCTCGCTGCTCCCCTCTTCATGTCCAACGACCTACGGACAATCTCCAGGCCAGACATGTACATCCTACAGAACAAGCTGCTGATCAGGATTAGCCAGGATCCGCTGGCGATTCAGGGCCGTATGCTACTGCAG GGTAAGAACGGGATTCAGGTGTGGATGCGGCCACTGTCCTCGGCGACCATGGCCATCGCTTTCTTCAGCCAGCGCACTGACATGCCTTACCACTACACCACGTCTCTCAGCCAGCTCAACATCACTGCTCCAAAGATATTCTCG ATGCTGGATGTTTATTCGGGCCGGGGCTACCACAACCTGGAATTTGACAGCAAGTTCACTGTCACCGTCAACCCAAGCGGAGTGGTTATGCTCTACATGTATccaggagagcagcagcagcaaccgAACAGAAAGGCCGAAGCCTACCCAGTGTTGCTGTGA